In Mycobacterium gallinarum, a single window of DNA contains:
- a CDS encoding aldehyde dehydrogenase translates to MLAISAHTRAQTVTNAAATLGVPLPPAFLEKVDQAERFTEAAKETVCTKEKLHAAVLSAIEEGRDYHADKGIQRLALDCQLTSQNILAAARSRGEELVTAALNDHADDILDGWSDALDEHSAHLVAAAEAGLNLKDASGAVARGVDTMRQLHAAQIAVKAWAAAEHGFHTLAAVAGVRINATGTVALTPARLAELAPAYELARDERTEVNAWILSRCGIVLRLATLDEFTRRAAQLRADTEAEARDRAARTNAAGFNR, encoded by the coding sequence ATGCTCGCAATCTCGGCGCACACCCGCGCCCAAACCGTCACGAACGCCGCCGCCACTCTCGGCGTCCCACTGCCCCCCGCGTTCCTCGAAAAGGTCGACCAGGCAGAAAGATTCACCGAAGCTGCCAAAGAAACCGTCTGCACGAAGGAGAAGCTGCACGCCGCCGTCCTCAGCGCCATCGAGGAAGGCCGCGACTACCACGCGGACAAGGGGATTCAACGGCTGGCGCTCGACTGCCAGCTCACGTCACAGAACATCCTTGCCGCCGCTCGCAGCCGCGGCGAGGAGCTGGTCACGGCCGCACTCAACGACCACGCCGACGACATTCTCGACGGCTGGTCCGACGCGCTCGACGAGCACTCGGCGCACCTTGTCGCCGCCGCGGAAGCAGGCCTGAACCTCAAGGACGCTTCGGGCGCGGTCGCGCGCGGCGTCGACACCATGCGCCAACTGCACGCCGCGCAGATCGCCGTCAAGGCATGGGCAGCAGCAGAACACGGCTTCCACACGCTCGCTGCTGTCGCTGGCGTCAGGATCAACGCGACCGGCACCGTCGCCCTGACACCGGCACGTCTGGCCGAACTGGCACCCGCCTACGAGCTGGCCCGCGACGAGAGGACCGAGGTCAACGCGTGGATCCTGAGCCGTTGCGGGATCGTGCTGCGACTCGCGACGCTCGACGAATTCACGCGGAGGGCCGCGCAACTCCGAGCAGACACCGAAGCTGAGGCGCGCGACCGCGCCGCACGCACGAACGCCGCGGGGTTCAACCGCTGA
- a CDS encoding tyrosine-type recombinase/integrase, protein MPPKKKAPPRSTKRSFGRLRQFRSGRWKASYTGPDGVLYEAPATFALKLDAEAWLTDRRREIDRELWSPPGKEQQPRRQRAVTFAEYAERWLETRTVKGRPLRPRTREHYRKLLDEHLVPAFGTTPLRAITPEAVDRWYAKTSNDAPTLRAHMYSLLRTILESARTDRDRLIEVNPCMIRGAATAQRKSQTRPASLAELDTIVAAMPERFHAMVLLASWCALRFGELVELRRRDVDLGHRVVRVRRAAVRVDGGWQVGDPKSDAGRREVAIPPHIVPVLEHHLTKHTDVQQDSLLFPADNGNHLQPSTLYRHFYKARAAAKRDDLRWHDLRHSGAVLAAQTGATLAELMARLGHSTVGAAMRYQHAAQGRDQAIAAALSKLVEGQGE, encoded by the coding sequence ATGCCGCCCAAGAAGAAAGCCCCACCCCGGTCCACCAAGCGCAGCTTCGGGCGCCTACGGCAATTCCGCTCGGGCCGCTGGAAGGCCAGCTACACCGGCCCCGATGGCGTGCTCTACGAGGCCCCCGCCACCTTCGCCCTCAAGCTCGACGCTGAGGCATGGTTGACGGACCGCCGCCGCGAAATCGACCGCGAACTGTGGAGCCCACCGGGCAAGGAGCAGCAGCCGCGCCGCCAGCGTGCCGTCACCTTCGCCGAATACGCCGAGCGGTGGCTGGAGACTCGCACGGTGAAGGGCCGCCCGCTGCGGCCCCGCACCCGCGAGCACTACCGCAAGCTGCTGGACGAGCACCTGGTGCCCGCTTTCGGCACCACGCCGCTGCGCGCCATCACACCCGAAGCGGTGGACCGCTGGTACGCCAAGACCTCGAACGATGCGCCCACGCTGCGCGCCCACATGTACAGCCTGCTGCGCACCATCTTGGAATCGGCACGCACCGACCGCGACCGGCTGATCGAGGTCAACCCGTGCATGATTCGAGGCGCCGCCACCGCACAGCGCAAGTCGCAGACGCGGCCCGCCAGCCTGGCTGAACTCGACACCATCGTGGCTGCGATGCCCGAGCGGTTCCACGCCATGGTGCTGCTGGCCTCGTGGTGCGCGTTGCGCTTCGGGGAGTTGGTGGAGTTGCGGCGCCGCGATGTTGACCTCGGGCACCGGGTGGTGCGGGTGCGCCGCGCCGCCGTGCGCGTTGATGGCGGCTGGCAGGTGGGTGACCCGAAGTCTGATGCTGGGCGGCGCGAGGTCGCCATCCCGCCGCACATCGTGCCCGTACTCGAGCATCATCTGACGAAACACACTGACGTACAGCAGGATTCGCTGCTGTTTCCGGCAGACAACGGCAACCACCTACAGCCCAGCACGCTGTACCGGCATTTCTACAAGGCCCGCGCCGCCGCCAAGCGCGACGACCTGCGGTGGCACGACCTGCGGCACAGCGGCGCGGTGCTGGCCGCGCAGACGGGCGCGACCCTGGCCGAACTGATGGCCCGGCTGGGGCACTCGACCGTGGGTGCCGCCATGCGGTACCAGCACGCTGCGCAGGGTCGCGACCAAGCCATCGCCGCCGCACTGTCCAAATTGGTCGAGGGCCAAGGCGAGTAA
- a CDS encoding phage major capsid protein has product MPTSVFESATYTKSAAVAHGRSYMQDLVRASLNIDFDGGARDRLMRHAKDVQTLPEYAEYRDLSRTDGQGGYAVPPAWLMTQYIELVRAGRAFANVVTNQPLPAGTDSINIPRVLTGTATGVQNGDNTNVVEQDLTDSFVNAPVRTVAGQQDLAIQLIEQSPIAFDEVVFRDLVADYAAQIDMQVLAGTGASGQVLGVRGTADIETVAVGALNTQGVYGAIADAVQRIHTKRFMPPTVIVMHPRRWAWFLALLDTTNRPLFLPASNHPQNAAGILTAVAAEQVVGNMHGLPVVTDPNIGTANGPGANEDLIYVLRASDLILWESGIRTRALPETLSGQLTVRLQVYGYLAFSAARYPGSVAEITGLTAPTF; this is encoded by the coding sequence ATGCCTACGAGTGTCTTCGAGTCGGCTACCTACACCAAGAGTGCAGCGGTCGCGCACGGTCGGTCCTACATGCAGGATTTGGTTCGTGCGTCGCTGAACATCGATTTCGACGGCGGCGCACGTGATCGCCTGATGCGCCATGCGAAGGACGTCCAGACCCTGCCCGAGTACGCCGAGTACCGCGACCTGTCCCGCACGGACGGCCAGGGTGGCTACGCCGTACCGCCCGCCTGGCTGATGACCCAGTACATCGAGCTGGTCCGCGCCGGTAGGGCCTTCGCCAACGTGGTTACGAACCAGCCGCTTCCCGCTGGCACGGACAGCATTAACATTCCGCGCGTTCTGACGGGGACCGCGACTGGCGTTCAGAACGGCGACAACACCAACGTGGTGGAACAGGACTTGACGGACTCGTTCGTGAACGCCCCCGTACGCACGGTTGCTGGCCAACAGGACCTCGCAATCCAGCTCATCGAACAGAGCCCCATCGCATTCGACGAGGTCGTCTTCCGTGACCTGGTGGCCGACTACGCAGCGCAGATTGACATGCAGGTGCTCGCGGGTACCGGGGCCAGCGGCCAAGTGCTCGGTGTGCGCGGCACCGCGGATATCGAGACGGTTGCGGTGGGTGCGCTCAACACGCAGGGCGTGTATGGCGCCATCGCGGATGCGGTACAACGCATTCACACCAAGCGGTTTATGCCACCGACCGTGATCGTGATGCATCCGCGTCGGTGGGCCTGGTTCCTCGCGCTGTTGGACACCACGAACCGACCGCTGTTCCTCCCGGCCTCGAACCATCCGCAGAACGCGGCGGGCATCCTAACGGCGGTGGCCGCCGAGCAGGTGGTCGGCAACATGCACGGCCTGCCGGTCGTCACCGACCCGAACATCGGTACGGCGAATGGCCCCGGCGCCAACGAGGATCTAATCTATGTGCTCCGCGCATCCGATCTGATCCTTTGGGAGTCCGGCATCCGGACCCGCGCGCTGCCGGAGACGCTCTCCGGACAGCTGACGGTCCGTCTGCAGGTCTACGGCTACCTAGCCTTTTCGGCTGCTCGCTATCCGGGCAGCGTCGCCGAGATCACCGGGCTGACTGCGCCGACCTTCTAG
- a CDS encoding endonuclease NucS domain-containing protein, whose protein sequence is MPTEIALWRVDDDPVRVHATSIELESKLEDIIESDPAMLGESLLIIGRQVKTDSGKIIDLLGIDGDGAVHVLELKRDRTPRDVVAQVLDYGSWVEQLTNDQVRDTYEHHSPGKDGLNFDQAFEARFGANPPETLNDSHILTVIASDMDASTERIVTYLAQYGVPINVLFFTYYEDSGHKYIARTWMIDDAQTKVRKPGSGSAKKETWNGIDWYVNYGEYAGGRQWADAQQYGFVAAGGAPWYSRTIRQLPLDARIFVYIPKVGYVGVGTVTGPAVSFKDAQLDVDGVLTPMKGLSLQGNYVHDQEFKGELYEEWIVPVSWSNAVDQSKAFSVPGLFANQNSACKLRNQFTINEVSQYFGLASD, encoded by the coding sequence ATGCCCACTGAGATAGCCCTGTGGCGAGTCGACGACGATCCTGTGCGCGTGCATGCAACATCCATCGAATTGGAGAGCAAGCTCGAAGACATAATTGAGTCGGATCCCGCGATGCTCGGTGAGTCACTGTTGATCATCGGTCGCCAGGTTAAGACGGACTCCGGCAAGATTATCGACTTACTAGGTATCGATGGTGATGGTGCAGTTCACGTCCTGGAACTCAAGCGTGACCGCACGCCGCGTGACGTAGTTGCACAGGTCCTTGACTACGGGTCTTGGGTCGAGCAACTTACGAATGATCAAGTCCGCGACACCTACGAACATCATTCGCCGGGGAAGGACGGCCTGAACTTCGATCAGGCCTTCGAGGCCAGGTTTGGCGCCAATCCCCCTGAGACGCTAAATGATTCCCACATACTCACTGTTATTGCTAGCGACATGGATGCCTCGACAGAACGGATTGTCACATATCTGGCGCAGTACGGGGTTCCTATCAACGTGTTGTTCTTTACCTACTACGAAGATTCTGGGCACAAGTACATCGCTCGGACCTGGATGATTGATGATGCGCAGACGAAGGTCAGGAAGCCCGGCTCGGGTTCGGCGAAGAAGGAAACATGGAACGGCATCGACTGGTACGTGAACTACGGAGAGTATGCCGGTGGACGCCAGTGGGCGGATGCCCAGCAGTACGGGTTCGTGGCTGCTGGCGGAGCACCCTGGTACTCCCGCACTATTCGGCAACTGCCGCTCGATGCGCGAATCTTCGTCTACATTCCCAAAGTCGGCTACGTCGGGGTCGGAACCGTCACTGGACCGGCTGTATCTTTCAAAGACGCACAGCTTGATGTCGACGGAGTGTTAACGCCGATGAAGGGCCTGAGTTTGCAGGGCAACTACGTCCACGACCAGGAGTTCAAGGGCGAGTTATATGAGGAGTGGATTGTTCCGGTTTCGTGGTCGAACGCAGTCGATCAGTCGAAGGCGTTCTCTGTGCCAGGCCTGTTCGCAAATCAGAACTCCGCCTGCAAGTTGCGCAATCAATTCACGATCAATGAGGTGAGCCAGTACTTCGGCTTGGCCAGCGACTAG
- a CDS encoding zinc finger domain-containing protein: MSAQPAPRPAGVTAGVPDQAPEGGNTGLAGGRPATGDAALQIECPQCGAQPGQPCTIRRYRGPDARHRARIEAFEAAAADPANLPPPWPGRDTFELVCMRCGQLITAQRPGYAAVDRHAAMRRTAALALWRAEHGVAGPHMPPLRWRLVHSDCDKVRRQARGDARIRAQDLRTTRRLLRMSAALTTRRWVADTDWRALVAYIIRGSAVVESNTAAARRHADAAENAAKGGAAQGSHG; the protein is encoded by the coding sequence ATGAGCGCGCAGCCTGCACCGCGACCAGCTGGCGTCACCGCTGGAGTGCCCGATCAGGCGCCCGAGGGTGGCAACACCGGTCTGGCCGGCGGTCGTCCCGCCACAGGCGATGCGGCGCTGCAGATCGAGTGCCCACAGTGCGGTGCGCAGCCGGGCCAGCCGTGCACCATTCGCCGGTATCGCGGTCCTGACGCGCGCCACCGCGCGCGCATCGAGGCTTTCGAGGCCGCCGCAGCAGACCCAGCCAACCTGCCACCACCCTGGCCGGGCCGCGACACCTTCGAGCTGGTGTGCATGCGGTGTGGCCAACTGATCACGGCGCAGCGGCCCGGCTACGCGGCGGTGGACCGCCATGCCGCTATGCGCCGCACCGCCGCGCTGGCGCTGTGGCGGGCAGAGCACGGCGTGGCTGGCCCGCACATGCCGCCGCTGCGCTGGCGTCTCGTTCACTCGGACTGCGACAAGGTGCGACGTCAGGCGCGCGGTGACGCTCGCATTCGTGCGCAGGACTTGCGTACCACCCGGCGGCTGTTGCGCATGAGCGCGGCGCTCACCACTCGCCGGTGGGTGGCCGACACCGACTGGCGCGCGCTGGTGGCGTACATCATTCGAGGGTCGGCGGTCGTCGAGTCGAACACGGCGGCGGCCAGGCGTCACGCTGACGCGGCGGAGAATGCCGCGAAAGGCGGTGCTGCCCAGGGTTCACATGGTTGA
- a CDS encoding tyrosine-type recombinase/integrase — protein sequence MPRTREKRSFATIRKLPSGRFQVRYTGPDGARRAAPSTFGARIDAEAFVVAKRREIDRGVWDATAERKRETITFGAYAAAWVEGRQVAGRPIKDRTREHYCAILDDHLVPEFGARQIAAITPKDVREWHAAALVDRPTMRSHAYSLLRTIMTSAVNDELLDSNPCRITGAGRAKRVHKIRPASIDELATVTAAMPERLRLMVILASWCAMRFGETVELRRGDVDLGDEVIRIRRAAVRTQGGTFAVTTPKSDAGIRDVAIPPHIIPQIQDHLAKYVERKADSLIFPNEVGEHLQPSTLYRHWYKARAEAGRDDLRWHDLRHSGAVLAAATGASLAELMARLGHSTPQAAMRYQHAAQGRDREIAALLSKLAANG from the coding sequence ATGCCACGTACCCGCGAAAAGCGGTCCTTCGCCACCATCCGCAAGCTGCCTTCGGGACGTTTCCAGGTCCGCTACACCGGCCCGGACGGGGCGCGCCGCGCCGCGCCGTCCACATTCGGCGCCCGGATCGACGCTGAGGCGTTCGTCGTCGCGAAACGTCGCGAAATCGACCGGGGGGTGTGGGACGCGACGGCCGAGCGGAAGCGGGAGACGATCACGTTTGGCGCCTACGCCGCCGCGTGGGTGGAAGGCCGACAGGTTGCCGGACGTCCAATCAAGGACCGCACCCGCGAGCACTACTGCGCGATCCTCGACGACCATCTGGTCCCGGAGTTCGGCGCCCGCCAGATCGCCGCCATCACGCCGAAGGACGTTCGCGAGTGGCACGCCGCCGCGCTCGTCGACCGGCCAACCATGCGCAGCCACGCCTACAGTCTGCTCCGCACGATCATGACGAGCGCCGTCAACGACGAATTGCTCGACTCCAATCCTTGCCGGATCACCGGCGCGGGCCGCGCCAAACGCGTCCACAAGATCCGACCGGCGTCCATCGACGAACTTGCGACCGTCACGGCCGCTATGCCCGAACGGCTGCGACTTATGGTCATCCTCGCGTCGTGGTGCGCGATGCGCTTCGGCGAGACCGTCGAACTGCGCCGCGGAGACGTCGACCTGGGCGACGAAGTGATCCGCATTCGCCGCGCGGCGGTCCGCACGCAGGGCGGCACGTTCGCAGTCACGACGCCAAAGTCGGACGCAGGTATCCGCGACGTCGCGATCCCGCCCCACATCATCCCGCAAATCCAAGACCACCTGGCGAAGTACGTTGAGCGAAAAGCCGATTCGCTGATATTCCCGAACGAAGTTGGCGAGCATCTACAGCCGTCAACGCTCTACCGGCACTGGTACAAAGCCCGCGCCGAGGCCGGCCGCGACGACCTTCGATGGCACGACCTACGGCATTCTGGCGCCGTCCTTGCCGCGGCGACCGGCGCCAGCCTGGCAGAACTGATGGCGCGTCTTGGACACTCGACACCGCAAGCCGCGATGCGGTATCAGCACGCCGCGCAGGGGCGCGATCGCGAGATCGCCGCACTGCTGTCGAAGCTGGCGGCGAACGGATGA
- a CDS encoding RNA polymerase subunit sigma produces MIASLTDDELNQLRERISDSDAHDAADRRFARNLFGGSDDDEDQDDGADQDASEYTEEQRQWAKDLFATLDDDNDDVLAGLKSGRTIGRTTPPTREPIPHNEFRFS; encoded by the coding sequence GTGATCGCGAGCCTGACCGACGACGAGCTAAACCAACTCCGCGAACGCATATCGGATTCGGACGCACACGACGCTGCCGATCGCCGATTCGCCCGCAACCTGTTCGGCGGATCCGACGACGACGAGGACCAGGACGACGGCGCCGACCAGGACGCGAGCGAGTACACCGAGGAGCAGCGGCAATGGGCAAAAGACCTTTTCGCCACTCTCGACGACGACAACGACGACGTACTGGCTGGCCTCAAGAGCGGGCGCACTATCGGGCGCACCACTCCACCGACGCGAGAACCGATTCCGCACAACGAATTCCGATTTAGCTGA
- a CDS encoding zinc finger domain-containing protein, translating into MTSQVFVEVYTDAAMDRECPNCQAPPHRWCKRPNGETRPIPCIARMRIAPSPPDVEHQAVLAHLTRSFSEPIHQPDNTEE; encoded by the coding sequence GTGACGTCGCAAGTGTTCGTAGAGGTCTATACCGACGCGGCGATGGACCGGGAATGCCCGAACTGCCAAGCGCCGCCGCACAGGTGGTGCAAGCGCCCCAACGGTGAGACGCGCCCGATTCCGTGCATCGCCCGTATGCGCATCGCACCGAGCCCGCCCGACGTCGAGCACCAGGCCGTGCTGGCTCACCTGACCCGCTCGTTCAGCGAGCCAATTCACCAACCCGACAACACCGAGGAGTGA
- a CDS encoding helix-turn-helix domain-containing protein, whose protein sequence is MQNTPNRRRYGSIADAAEYIGVTPRTIRQMIADGRITGYRNGPRLIRVDLNEIDDVVMQPFGGGA, encoded by the coding sequence GTGCAGAACACTCCGAATCGGCGCCGGTACGGATCAATCGCGGACGCTGCCGAGTACATCGGCGTGACGCCAAGAACGATTCGCCAGATGATCGCAGACGGGCGAATTACCGGCTACCGCAACGGTCCTCGCCTTATCCGCGTCGACCTCAACGAGATCGACGACGTTGTGATGCAGCCCTTCGGCGGTGGCGCCTAA
- a CDS encoding helix-turn-helix domain-containing protein produces the protein MSRRKPPPRKLITVAEAAAHFAVAPKTIREWIAEGRLPAVRPGPRCIRIDVADLERLAQPCGPACAPDPVERIAKLVENSPLTNDQVDRLAALLRTGGDAR, from the coding sequence ATGTCCCGCCGTAAGCCGCCGCCGCGCAAGCTCATTACCGTTGCAGAAGCTGCCGCCCACTTTGCCGTCGCGCCCAAGACCATTCGCGAGTGGATCGCCGAAGGCCGTCTGCCCGCCGTCCGGCCAGGCCCGCGCTGCATCCGCATCGACGTGGCCGACCTAGAGCGCCTGGCCCAACCCTGCGGCCCGGCTTGCGCGCCCGATCCTGTCGAGCGCATCGCCAAGCTGGTCGAGAACAGCCCACTCACCAACGACCAGGTGGACCGTCTGGCCGCCCTCCTGCGCACAGGCGGTGATGCCCGGTGA
- a CDS encoding SRPBCC family protein produces MQSRARVLDVIERCGLVTNVEHWHESVTGLRQAAVVGFGTMAATMSFRVEQSSSAQPSVLFDTFLDVESWPGWMPTVSTASWERRGAPVTGVGGIRRVRMNGSTVRDEITDGSRPSHHAYITTLPGFWPVKDYRGDIRIHELPNGSLVIWTATFVSPVPGLGKPLRFMLRTLITRLAAALAKRAEGGRQ; encoded by the coding sequence ATGCAGAGCAGAGCCCGCGTTCTGGACGTAATCGAACGCTGCGGCCTCGTTACCAACGTCGAACATTGGCATGAGTCGGTGACAGGACTTCGACAAGCGGCTGTAGTAGGTTTCGGCACCATGGCTGCGACTATGTCGTTCCGCGTAGAGCAATCGTCGAGTGCGCAGCCGAGCGTGCTTTTTGACACGTTCCTCGATGTGGAAAGTTGGCCGGGGTGGATGCCAACGGTGTCGACTGCGTCTTGGGAGCGGCGGGGCGCGCCTGTCACCGGCGTTGGCGGGATCCGGCGGGTTCGTATGAACGGCTCCACTGTGCGCGACGAGATCACCGACGGAAGCCGACCAAGCCATCACGCCTACATCACCACACTTCCAGGCTTTTGGCCCGTCAAGGACTACCGCGGTGACATCCGTATTCACGAACTCCCCAATGGAAGCCTCGTCATCTGGACCGCAACTTTCGTATCGCCCGTCCCCGGCCTAGGGAAGCCGCTGCGGTTCATGCTGCGGACATTGATCACGCGATTAGCGGCGGCGCTGGCGAAACGAGCAGAAGGCGGACGACAGTGA